In Sphingopyxis sp. FD7, a single window of DNA contains:
- a CDS encoding alkaline phosphatase D family protein — translation MHAAWGEIDRRLLIRLGTAGLAALALPGAARAAMAQGFTHGVASGEPSAHSVLLWTRYAAASDAQLTAELSESADFARVAGGGSVTAAGERDYTAKITVDGLEPGRCYYYRFVAPDGSKSPTGRTRTLPAGPTSAFTLALFSCSNLPFGWFNAYAHAAARQDIDLIVHAGDYLYEYPVGDYPSLRQALPGREIQPTHEMVSLADYRLRYASYRADPDLQRLHALFPMIAQWDDHEFTNDAWKGGAENHDEGEGEWAARAAVAERVYREWMPVADTRWRDYQVGDLATIFLPETRVNGRDRQFELGEIIAGGGDPAARLKTFAETDYRDPARQMLGAEQENWLFEGFAQSTKAGTRWQVCAQQVVMGSLFSPPETRDWFAGDQPDYVRRRVETGQLAAKAGLPLNLDAWDGYPAARSRLLAAAQRADADLVTLTGDTHNAWAFDLEEDGRPAGIEIAGQSVTSPGFEAYIPGISDEVRVAALRRSSPQLKWANTEDRGYVTVQLRRERVTAHWHNVETIRTRSPALKGTHSMTATRGRRTFDAA, via the coding sequence ATGCACGCAGCCTGGGGTGAGATCGACCGGCGCCTGCTGATCCGGCTCGGCACGGCGGGACTCGCGGCGCTGGCGCTGCCCGGCGCCGCGCGCGCGGCGATGGCGCAGGGCTTTACCCATGGCGTCGCGAGCGGCGAGCCCAGCGCGCATTCGGTGCTGCTGTGGACACGTTACGCCGCCGCCAGCGACGCGCAGCTCACCGCCGAACTGTCCGAAAGCGCCGACTTCGCGCGCGTTGCCGGGGGCGGCAGCGTGACAGCGGCGGGCGAGCGCGATTACACCGCGAAAATCACCGTCGACGGGCTCGAACCCGGCCGCTGCTATTATTACCGCTTCGTCGCGCCCGACGGCAGCAAGTCGCCCACCGGCCGTACGCGCACCTTGCCCGCCGGGCCGACGAGCGCCTTCACGCTCGCGCTCTTTTCCTGCTCGAACCTGCCCTTCGGCTGGTTCAACGCCTATGCCCATGCCGCCGCGCGACAGGACATCGATCTGATCGTCCACGCGGGCGACTATCTCTATGAATATCCGGTCGGCGATTATCCGTCGCTCAGGCAGGCGCTGCCGGGCCGCGAGATCCAGCCGACGCACGAGATGGTGAGCCTGGCCGACTATCGCCTCCGCTACGCCTCCTATCGCGCCGATCCCGACCTCCAGCGGCTCCATGCGCTCTTTCCGATGATCGCGCAGTGGGACGACCATGAATTCACCAATGATGCGTGGAAGGGCGGGGCCGAGAACCATGATGAGGGCGAAGGCGAATGGGCGGCGCGCGCCGCGGTGGCCGAGCGCGTCTATCGCGAATGGATGCCCGTCGCCGACACGCGCTGGCGCGACTATCAGGTCGGCGACCTCGCGACGATCTTCCTCCCTGAAACGCGCGTCAACGGCCGCGACCGCCAGTTCGAGCTCGGCGAGATCATCGCCGGCGGCGGCGATCCGGCGGCGCGGCTCAAGACGTTTGCCGAAACCGACTATCGCGATCCCGCGCGTCAGATGCTCGGCGCCGAACAGGAAAACTGGCTGTTCGAGGGCTTCGCCCAATCGACGAAGGCCGGAACGCGCTGGCAGGTCTGCGCGCAGCAGGTCGTGATGGGCAGTCTCTTCTCGCCGCCCGAAACGCGCGACTGGTTCGCGGGCGACCAGCCCGACTATGTCCGCCGCCGCGTCGAAACGGGACAGCTGGCGGCGAAGGCGGGGCTGCCGCTCAACCTCGACGCCTGGGACGGCTATCCCGCCGCGCGTTCGCGCCTGCTCGCCGCCGCGCAGCGCGCCGATGCCGATCTGGTCACATTGACCGGCGACACGCACAACGCCTGGGCCTTCGACCTTGAGGAGGATGGCCGCCCCGCGGGCATCGAGATCGCGGGGCAAAGCGTGACCTCGCCGGGTTTCGAGGCCTATATCCCCGGCATCAGCGACGAGGTGCGCGTCGCCGCGCTCCGCCGTTCGTCGCCGCAGCTCAAATGGGCGAATACCGAGGACCGCGGCTATGTGACGGTGCAACTGAGGCGCGAGCGCGTGACCGCGCACTGGCACAATGTCGAAACGATCCGCACCCGTTCGCCTGCGCTGAAGGGCACACACAGCATGACGGCGACGCGCGGGCGGCGGACGTTCGACGCAGCCTAG